The sequence taATCTATCTATACAATTGTGTTGtgcacattatataatttttattaaatacaattcatacaaaaatagttttattttgtattttgcgaaatttccattttgcaataaatagcgattaatataatcataacaatataaaaatattttcaattttccagaCAGCTCATGTGTCCCTATCTTTAAGAGAACGACACTTAAAGActtcttatcatttttaagaCATCTTTAAGATGTCTTTTGGCCTTTTTGTGCTGTCTGGGTTTAGTCAtactgattaaatatataaataattaaaaatattaaaataatatgtaaaatgattaaagaCACTAACCTTACTTACATAATCCGATTTTTTTCAGGTTGCAAATGAGATGTGTAAATTTATCAGCATCCTTCGTActcgaattaataaattaactgaTAACTGAATCActatatattgtatcattcacaatttttttcctatatacCCATTAAACTCTATCTTAACTGAAAAGAGTGTAAGGAAATAACTACCCCTCTACAATCAGTTGACAACTCAATAAAGAACAATTGAACAATTGAGGAAGTGAGGCTTTCTTATATACTATTCTTATATACTATCTACATCAAAAATTGTAACCAGAATtagaaaaagacaaatatatttttggtcGAATCTCTGTCTTTTTTATAGTGTATACTAtcctaaataaaaacatttttcatcatttttatattgcttttatttagCAATAAAAGCAATATAGCGATacaggataaaaaaataaaagtaatatagtGATATAAGATATGTAGCTTTCAATATAaaagctttaattttatttgttaatttaaatagcaaaattgaaaatccttgtaaattatttttttttttttttttcgcataatGCGCTCCACTGACGTTATTTTTGCTTTAGATCCTGCgcacaatagaaaaaatattaggaataacaataaatattaaatattaggaaaagcaatttgaaattttacttCAAATAAGAGAacggaatattttaatgtctaataaaaaataaaatattaaaaatatttaacctaTTCCGTTCCcttgtttgaaataaaaaaaattccaaaatgCTCCTTctgaaatgtaatatttattctttttcctaatattttttccatcgtGGGCAGAAACTTAAGGTGCCTTTACATGGCAACGTCGAGCACTGTGCAGAAAATTACGCAGATGTTCGACGCTCACTGTCATATAAACGCACCTTTAAAATGAAAACGCACACGGATGGGATAAGGAGGCTAaaacggggagcacacacttttgcataagcgcataactataagcataaggaaattggttggttcatttccttatgcatatatttgtggatttaaaaaaaggttgaaataaatctgaaatttgataaaaattgtgcatGCGCATTTTATCGGTCCACCTGTCATTAATGACACCGTGCGGCAGAAACGAGAAAGATTGCCCGCATTTGAGGTACGGTTTTCAAACTGTGTTGCCAGAAACGGATCGCGGCTCACACGCACGCAATCAGAGGACTCTGTACATGTACTGCGCAGAGCGCTCTGGCAACACAGCTTTCAAAGGCAAGTGCCCAGACCTAGAAGACCGTGCTTCGAAGTTCGAAGCATCTCTAGCGTCTTCTTAACTGCAGccatagatataaaataaaaaaatttttgttctaGTTTGTTAGTCCTGTTTATCTTTGaggaaaagaaattgaagagaTATAATGATGGTTCCTTTACAAATCATTACACGAATGAGTAAAATTGGtatgatatatcaatataatatttaataatttttaattatgataaaattgatttttttgtattacaaaagataatttttgaacaagataatctttttttattttttattaagtttgcaaaaatattgcattttatgatatgataatgttatacatagtatttgtaaaaaaaactagTTATCaagctatatttaaaaaacattatgttGAGGTTATATGTTGGAATTGTAGCagctttgtaatttatttcttataaatatgcattttatttgaatttctttttgcaCTGATGGATTACCTATGAAAAAGAAtctcatcattattatattattattttatttatttctttaatattatcaataattgcattatatgctatttttgtaacaatttaataaagaaatttttttgtaattgtgcagttaaatataatattaatgttatattttaacattttaaaatcatcTTGTCAtcgttttgattaatttttgatatgatAGATTTCGATTAGAGTTTGAGCCATGGCAAGTTTGATCAATTttgattcattaaaaaatttagcatattctatataaaattaatatttttattttatgctgcgcagaacaattttattaaaattctgtattatataacacagaatttaaaactattttaatcttattattttatgatgtagttataattatacctacatattatttaacttttttgattGTTAAAGCAGAACAAGGAATATTGATATACCAAATAttggtaattaaattaatttatattggtaattaaattagaatattatcattgatagattatgtatatatcataaaacgatatacgatataaaaataaaagaattttgtaataCAACATTtgtgttttatcaatttaaaaaacatttattatatttaaagtttaataaaatgattatattttaaaaattgaataatgtttacatatataaaatatgtattataatgtattgatATTGATGAATATTCtgtaaacagaaaaaaattattaacatattgctAAATATTAgatcaaagattttaattttctttatattaaacttatatcttattattatttaattataacttatatttaattttcttatataaactttatattgtatattattaattttattataaatttttattcttttttttgttgtgCTAGCGTAAATTATTCACATGTTACTTTTTATGGTTATCATATAGAAGGAAATTATCAGAGAATGTTGacagaaattatatacttgataaaatttatcacggaTGTCCAACGTCGGGCCCGCGAGTCGGATGCGGCCCACGCAGCCTGTCAATCCGGCCCGCAAccgtatttataaatatgaaatttacaaTGGAACCTCGTAATAGTGCACAAAAGTTGGGCATCCTTGATCTAtatgaaaacttttattattattattaaattgtatctaTATTACTTTACaggatatgtatataatcttaaaaattatgaatattttagctCCAAAATTTGGTAGGTTTACTTCAAatggcataaatatatatttgagtcGTAGTAAATATTACTATGTAAATGAGGAAAAAGACAAAACCTGGACAGATATTATGGAAGCTGCAACTACTCATAtgttttttcttgaaattgcACGAGGATTTGGTCTTATTGTGTCTCAGTTATTTAGAGAACCagcaacaataaattatcCATTTGAAAAAGGACCTTTGAGTCCTAGATTTAGAGGCGAACATGCATTAAGAAGGTATAatttctctgtatatatatatatatatatatatatatatatatatatatatatatatatatatattatatatatatagtataatataatataatatgtcagAGTGATATAGGATTCTAATTTTGTTTAGATTTGCCATATTGAATCTGCTTTTTTGAAgttctttgataaattttttattctaattacttATTAGACATTGATCATTTTCATAAACGCTTTTAGCTTTCCATTAgtcgcaatattttttgcataaatgctTGCAATGTCATCTTATAAAGACTTCAATTttcctattattttttattctttcttgaaacaatttttctttatttaatactagAAACTTGGAACAGACcaattaaaaaacatgaaaaacagTGAAAGATAACATTTTGTAAacctaaatatatatctattatgatTAACGGAGGTTTAaggagattataaatatttaatatatgtaatcggcttgtaatattttatgttttttatggTTTTGCtatgaagatattttatttatcttatttagaTATCCTTCTGGAGAAGAAAGATGTATTGCTTGTAAATTATGTGAAGCCGTATGTCCTGCACAAGCTATTACAATTGAAGCAGAAGAAAGAGCAGATGGATCTCGACGCACTACAAGATATGACATTGATATGTCTAAATGTATTTACTGTGGGTTTTGTCAAGAAGCTTGCCCCGTAGATGCTATTGTAGAGGtatccaaatttttttgttattaataattattatatattattatattatatatgagcaattatattattaaaaaattgtgctttGCAGGGTCCAAACTTTGAATTTTCAAGTGAAACTCATGAAGAAATGTTGTATAACAaggaaaaacttttaaataatggaGACAAATGGGAATCAGAAATTGCTAGTAATATCCATGCTGATCACTTATATCGTTAACAGCTGTGTTGTAATGTAGTAACAATTAATGATGCaagtaaacaaaaatatagaataaattaaatatcaagaaaaattttatttatatagagattttatgtgtaatagctatagatatacaatatatatttattaattaattaaatttaataaaagttattactaaaaatttaataaagatataaaaaaatagttattgtttttgtttaaatatttttattagataaatgaagtggtttttaaataatgttaggAACCAATTTATCtatagaatattttgcaagaaGATTGACAAAGTTTAAGACTACATTTATATGTCACCTTTAATTGAGTTTAATATCCATTTTAAAACTGACCAATTACagctatttctttaaaaaaatctaatgacTGATTGATTAGTTTTAAAACTATGGATGTTATTAAATCCAGTCAAAAGAGGAGAGATTCATTTGCATATAACTACTCATATTAATCAAAGGAATTATATTGATCAaaggattttattttcaaccaataagtattgtatttaattgatGTGTAAATTAGAGGTCTAGAATATCAAAGATAAACTAAAAGGTCTACCCCCACCTCACCTAGAATCCTAGAATACAGATACAGAGAAGCGCCAACTCTATCCCCACctaagattatataaaggaAGGTTAAGTCATCAAACCAGTCACAATTGGTCATAATCAGTCAGCGTCAacgatattgaaaaagaagaaagtgcGCGCATTTATAATCTGAAAAATTGATCTtgtatttacaatatacaGGCTGACATTCATCCAACTCTGACTTTATCTTATTTGGAATTtagattaagattaatttactAAAACTTGAACAATTGAACAATTGAAAATTCGTTGCTAAACATCATGAAAATCAATGAGAAAAACATGGTAGCGTTTGCTACATCTGCAACACCCATAGATCGTGAGGGCTGGTTGAATAAACGCGGTGAAATGAATCGCGGTTATCAAAGACGATGGTTCGTTCTCaaaggaaatatattattctacttTGATCGACGTGGTGACAAAGAACCAATGGGCATGATTGTGCTTGAAGGTTGTACAATTGAATTAGCAGAGGATGAAGAGCAATTTGGCTTCAAAATAGTCTTTCATGGTCTAAACAATAGAAGCTACGTTTTAGCAGCAGAATCTCAGGTGAATacttattgataatatatttatatacttattttttatgcttcatttttaataagaataacaaTATCTAGGAATCTATGGAGCAATGGATGAAGGCATTGGCCTGCGCCAGTTATGATTATATGAAACTTATGGTGACAGAATTACAACGTCAGTTGGATGCTGTAGAAGAGGAAACAGCATCCATACCGACGCAACAATCTCCTAAAGCTCCACCAAGGCAGCGACATAATCCATTCAATAAATCAGACTGTCATCATCGTTCCCAGAGTGTCAGATCAGCGCCTGGTAGGACAGAGAATATACCCAGAACTAAGATAACTTTTCGTGAACTTCATACAGCATATGGCAGACGAATTCTGGCAGATTTGAATGCATGGAGgcatgcaaagaaaaatacagaAGCACCTCTAATAACTCTATAATTATGCAcacattttgtaaatatttgaacaaTGTATGAACTTGAACAACGAATCATGAGAACTATTAGTTCGAAGAGTCAATTGTACATCAATagacaaaagaattttttagtgCACACACATACGagcgacacacacacatatgaaaagagaaaaaaaagaataacactCACTTTAAATTGTATAGCTAATCTCTCTGAAActattcattgaaaaaaaatatagtttgaaATAAGTTGTATTTTAgactacattttttaatatttgttgatTTCTATCTGAAGAAGGATATCTTgtgattatattgttataaacagtgttataaattctattatagtTTTGTACTAATTGAAAACCTATGCGCACATGTGCACACatattatgtgtaaaaaagtgaaattacttgatttagataaaaatagattctatAACAGATATAATCCTTTATTCTCAAAGTTatggagaaaattttttccacaagcaactttttaaattaactacGAATTAACTTTGAATTGTTAGTGTTCCACTTTTTTcagtaatacaataattaccacaatgagattatattttcaacaacGAAGACAGTAAAAAATAGCTGTGaaacaacaaaaaagaaaaaaataaattgcaaacttACATTTATTCTTACACATTTTTCCGGAAATTTTCTATAAGCGTCATAACTTTCGTGTTATTGTAATTACAGTATAGAGAAAATGAAACTGCAGCTTGCCTCATTTTAAGAATGGATTCTAATGTAATGGATAAAAacaatcgatttttttgttgcataatcgaaaatacatttcaaaaatatgctattaaaatattaaagttgaattcacaaaaataatgaagttACAGGCTATTTAGTGAAACACAGAGTTCGAAACAGCAAGCAATGATAGTGTAAGGGAGATATAAGTTTGGGTGAAACAGGAAATCGTGGATTAGGCTTTAAAATCGCCGTCATGTGACATTGGACAAATCGATTCCTTTTGTAAAGACTATTATCtcattctaaatataatggaaACACACACAATATGAATGTCATGATCAGAGAATAAATGCAAAGTATTCATCGATTCTTATAATGAAAAACGACTACTGAGAATGGTCATAGCTTAGAAAGATTCAAAGAAGCTTGGTATGATCCAAATGGTAtggtaaaatgaaaaaaataagcagCAGAACTttttcgagaaagagaaaagcatACTTTATGGTTCCAGAATAACAGATGAAATGTTCAGATCGATTTTTTATCTGTAAGTATCTCAAAAACTTTATAAcgtttttctcgaaattatattttttaaattgacgtACAAGAACTTAAACTAACCGACCGATCAATTTCGCACAAAGTGCGAAATTCCATTTGATtcgttataaatttcttcaatcttttttctatctttaattaaataaaccataaaattaaaatgataggaagaatcatttatatgattcttcctatcattttaattttatggtttatttataacatttttatttaacaatataagattaataaagaaacttttttttaaatataattttaagctataattttttcaatcttatatcttttttttaaataagcatGATACCACTATAAACTACCtaactgtaaaaaaatatttgatttttggtTTTCAGATGACTGTGATAGATGTTAGATTGATGTATGCCAACAAGAGATATATTGCCGAAAACCATTAACATTATAtgctctattaaatatataataaaaaattttttagaaaccaaaattttttatattttaagaatgcctttttatattccaaaaaaattttttcggaTATCATTAACagttctctaaaaaaaaaaattcatagagATCTGTTTTTAGAGCTGTTATATTTGGAATCCTCTCTTCATGCCTCAGAAAAATGtacattagaaattatttttcttattatttttcttttggaatttattttttttacaagaaacaaGTATAAGTTCGTGTACATAACATTTATAACaatgtcattaataaattaattactataatacaCATTAAAGCTGTAGCATGCAcaaattacttaaatttaaatacattttttttcttcgcgtcTCCAGGAAGATGTCTGGTACCTAATAAAAGACGAGCCTTATCCTCTTCCTGCGGCGCAGATTCCTCAGGCGGCCCTCTCGGTTTTATCtgcaatttttgtttgatGGCTTGACTTAGTATTACACGCCTGGAATCGCTCTTCATAGCCAGCAACAGATCTAGCCATGTCCATGTCACGTTATGATACTCTAAAGTTGGTATAACTAGCGCAAAATCACGAACATCTtcaagatttttctctttgtttccCTGCAAGAGTGAAATTGAAAgagtttaacaaataatttgcatgAAAGCAAATGAGAgcaataaaagagttattttaacttttttaacttattacaGATCATTACCTTATATGATACGCGTACAGGTACCTCCggtatcttaatatatatgaataatttgtttttatcagctctttctttcattttttccaCATCGTCTCTCCTCTCGATAGGTACATAAAAAGAGGAATCACGTTGCGGCGCTGGCGCTTCCTCTATGCCTTCTGGATCTCTCTCAGGAAAACAAAACTTGAGCATAgtattgaagaatttttttgtcaaaccTAAAAAAATCAACTTCATAAGTAGAAAGAgccaaataatgatttataaattacaaaactgaaaaagatttatataagcaGTTccaaatttagatataaaaatgataaagcagTGAAAATATTGCATGTCCAAATGGCTGAATATGCAATTATTctcttagaaatattttgacttttaaattaactttcatatacaaaaaagaacATCAAAAATAAGAATCCAAATGAAGATGGTAATGTATCGAGAATCAAaagtgaaatgaaaaaaacaaattctgtCCACTTTAGCtgagcagagagagagaggagagaaagaaagagagagagagagaggggggggagagagagagagaaatacgtcttaaaaataaaataatttataaagattaaattagataaatgagataaatttaataatgaaataaataaaaaataaatccaataatgaaataaacagAACAAAAAAGACGAGAACTAAAAAGAGATACATAACATGAcgtatcaaaataaaactgtATATTGTCTACTATAGTTActatagttatattttaatttacctaTTGTAAGAGGCACCACATTGATCTCAAAATGCTCCTTCACAGATATCCCCGCTACTGGCGCTTTTTCTCTGCAGAAGACTCGAAGAGCCCTTTGCCGATCTACAGGCATATTGCTTTGTAGCTCCGTGGGTACAAGTACCTCTGTATAAGTTTGATTTGGTAATAGATTCGTCATTCGGACGTATCCCAGTTCCAACAAATGTTCCACCGAGTCATCAGTTTTACTAGTTTTTGTATAAAGGAAATTAGTCAAGATAAGATCGGCTATACCTAGCTGACCGTCTGCGTCCGTCAGCCTCCATTGTGCATGTTTAAAGCAAATCTCAGCCACTCTAGCTACCGCAGCCGGTTTGTCCTTCAGTGTAGCCGAAGCGGCCGCCGGTGCAGTGGTCTCTTTGTAACAATTCAACATGACGTCCAATTCTTCCGCCTTGGCGCTAAGTTGTTCCTTGCATTCGAAGACATTTGCTTCTAAACGTTCCATTTCCGTTAATAATTCTGAGCTCGATTCTTCGGCCAGTGCCTTCTGTACTAAATACGTCTCGCGTTCCAAGCGCCTCAATTTCGCCACTAAACCGCGCACTGTATTCTGTAACTGCTGTATTGGTCTTTTCTGATCTTCAACAGAATGTAATTGCAATTGGAATCTCATCCTCTGCAATCTCTCTGAAGCTTCCTTTCGCCTCGGCTCCACGTACAGCAATAAGTTATTAACTATGTCCAAGATCATTGCGTATTGCAACGAATTAGTGCATACATCCAGATCATGATGCATCAATGTAAACGCGTCAGCTGCGGTCAAATCTTTTCTCTCCCATGGACTAACTTCTTCTCTTGGTGGAGGTGGTACCTGATCCACGGAGCTCACGTCCAATGTTTGACCATAACCAACATAAAAGAACTCACATTTGCATCGAGATACTATGCGTTGTAATTGATGTTGTGGACCGCCACCGCCTCCTACTGTTTGACTAACCACTCCACCTACGCTCTGACCAGATCCCACCAGAGCCGGGACATCTGGCAGACCAACTATGATGGTGGAATCTTTCTCCTAAAATGTGATACATGCTAAATTTTTGCTATAGAGAGTGTATAAAAACTTcttaatattttggaaaatacgcattttcaaaaaaaatgtttcatacaaaagttgtagagttTTATATGACACATTAcatagcaatattattatgaccTTGAATGACATCAAGGTTACATGAAGATTACcttcaatttcttaaatggaaatctatatttttctctgaatGTTCTTGTAGCTTACCTCGAGagtttttcaaaacactataataaagtattttttgagtgattttatatctgaatttgatgtattttgatataaaatatctcgcaaaatatttagttttcaaTAAACTTACTGTAAGACTTTTATGTACAGTATAATAATGAGATGAAtcaaatagtttaaaaaagaataattcttataaaaaaatacattgtaaataattacataccttttcttaaaaacaattattttctttacaccatttgattcatttcattattctatacataaaagtattacgatacaattatcgaaaactaaatattttatattttatattaaaatgtggcagattaaaatataaagtaattcaaaaaatactttattataatgttttgaaaaactcTCAAAGTAAGctacaaaaatatgcaaagaaaaatatttcgtttaagaaattaaagatgatCTTCACGTGGCCTAAACAACACTATTCAaggttataataatattagtatgTAATGTGCcatataaaattctacaacttttgtatgaaacatttttttcgaaaatgcgtgttttccaaaatattaagGGGTTTCACACTTTTTgtataccctgtatatatttctcacattTTGACAGATATACCTGTATATTATCCAATGTCAGCCACATAATATTATCGTCGATATTATCATCGATGTTCGCACATACAGTAGCATAATACTGCATGCATTCCAAGGAACCGACCCAGGTTGTTTTCGGAACGAGAGATCGCTCCTTCCAAACCGGATGATGGACTCTCTGCAGTATCTCCGCTTTAGCAGCTGATAGAATAACGTAGCCGCGAGTCTCGATGCCTTTCAACAGCACTTGGCTATTCACCAAAGCGACTAggaaaaattttgcttaaGTTCTCATCTTTTgcattagtaaaataaaaatgtaattcttcattttacataaatcattattttgtaatatttataaataaaaatgaagcaagaaatatatacttagCCAGTTCTTGTGTAAGACATCATCTTGATGGCACGCCGCTAATCCGCGTAGCTGTTGTCCCCTAGTCTGCACAGATAGATCGTCACTGAAAGCCACAGGTTTGTTCACAGCTTCCGCTATCAACCTCTGCAGCATTCCCACCACCTCGCCTTGCTGCGGCTTCACTGAAGGGGACGGTGTTACTTGTGTGGGCGTGCTCTGTTGATCGACTACGGTCGGTACTCTAGCGGTACGGTTCTTATGCGGCGTTGAACTGTTATCCCTGTGGAAACCTTTGAGCGCTGCGGTTGACAAATTCTTCTTGAGCTGCTGAGTCTTGATAAAGGAGTCAAAGAGTGCGAACGCAACATCGCGATTAGTCTTCGTCCAGGCGCCTCGCAGATCGTGCACGACCAGTCGATGAATCGGTGTGTCGCCGCTTACACCGGTGACCATTGCCTCTCTGCCATAACTGACCCGTGCTACACTCAAGCAGTAACACTTCTCGACCGGTTGGCGCAACGATGCGCTCTCTACTTCGTCTTCTTGTAATGCGCTTTTCAGCCAAATCTCGGCATCGCTCAATTCACAATTCATGTACACAACAGACCATTCTGCCCGTGGCCGATGGATTAATCCGTCATCAATTGGATGTAGTGCTAGATTATGCTCCGAACTGCAGGCTACTCTACCTCCAGTCACTTCGAAGCCGCGTTGCATGGCAAATGACATCCAATAATTTACATGGAAACGATGAAAGGCTAAAGTCAGCCGGACTTTCCTGTAGTGCCTGCTGAGTTGTTTCTTTCTAGGTCTGATGTTTTTGAACAATGGACCTTTTCTCGTAGGTCTTGTCGCGcctgataatattaatttgagatTTTCGAACCATCTCAATGTACTGCCATAGAGTAACGCTGTTGGTGCGCTAGCCAGCGTAGGTGATCCAGTTGGCTTAGTCTCGAGAGAAAGACTGACATTAAGATTTTGAGAGCGAAATGCTCTAAACGAGTCATGTTCTTGGTTGCTCGAATACTCGGGTAATCGATCTGGGGCGCAGGGTATAGCAGCGTGATGATCACGCGGATCGCCTAGGCATACCCATGCTAATTTCATACTTAATCTGACATTTGGCAGGTGTAACAATCGGCAATCGTCGTATTTGCTAGCTGTACGCACGTACACATCAAGATCtcctttaatgataattttgccTTGCGTCCAATCGAGCGCCAATCCAGTCCACGTGAGTTCCATTTCTTCTGTAGTATTGTATGGATCCAAAGAACCATGCAGCAACACCGTCAACTGTTTTACACAAAGCGTCAATCTACCGTGAAGGGCTAATCGCATTTTATCCCAGAATGGCAACGGTGGACTCGGATCTCTCGATGGGTGAAGAATTTTCTCAAAGCTGAGGTTGCACTGAGCTATCACTGGTTCCCAGCATGGCCCGAACGCATATCTGAATTTATCGATGTCCCAATTGAGATcgtgataatatttcaaagatgTCATTCCCCTTTCTACCACTATATCCTCCCAGGGTGCGCCAATTTCAATTCTGACGGTTCTCTTAGCCCTCAATGGCGCTAGAGCTTCTGCCCCAGCTAACCTACCCCATATATTTAGACTTTCCACTAAAAGCAGCGGCTGCGGGAAATCGCGAAGCTGAAGTTTCCATTCCGCGCATTTTAGACTGATTCCTCGGATCCATAACGTACTGAATTCCAAACCATCTTCAGGCCAAGGTGTTTCCGGATCCATCTCTTTAAGAACTCTTACCTGTCTCTCTATACCATTTATGGAAGGATCAGCTAAAGCTAATATCTCTAGATCTAACATAGTCCACGCAAACAATCGAGTTCTCGGCGGACCTGTTCGTTGCATTTGCTTCCATCTTTGTACATAGATTTctgcatttttcttatttaaactgGCATATAATTCTTCGACTTTTCCTTGTGGAAGCAATAAGTGCGCACGACAGAGCTCCTGTACCTTGGCATCCAACATCGCTTGTCGCTTCAAACTTTCCTTATATTCATCTTCTAATAATTCGTAATTATC is a genomic window of Cataglyphis hispanica isolate Lineage 1 chromosome 5, ULB_Chis1_1.0, whole genome shotgun sequence containing:
- the LOC126850150 gene encoding NADH-ubiquinone oxidoreductase subunit 8: MMVPLQIITRMSKIAPKFGRFTSNGINIYLSRSKYYYVNEEKDKTWTDIMEAATTHMFFLEIARGFGLIVSQLFREPATINYPFEKGPLSPRFRGEHALRRYPSGEERCIACKLCEAVCPAQAITIEAEERADGSRRTTRYDIDMSKCIYCGFCQEACPVDAIVEGPNFEFSSETHEEMLYNKEKLLNNGDKWESEIASNIHADHLYR
- the LOC126850149 gene encoding sesquipedalian-1-like, giving the protein MKINEKNMVAFATSATPIDREGWLNKRGEMNRGYQRRWFVLKGNILFYFDRRGDKEPMGMIVLEGCTIELAEDEEQFGFKIVFHGLNNRSYVLAAESQESMEQWMKALACASYDYMKLMVTELQRQLDAVEEETASIPTQQSPKAPPRQRHNPFNKSDCHHRSQSVRSAPGRTENIPRTKITFRELHTAYGRRILADLNAWRHAKKNTEAPLITL